The following coding sequences lie in one Alphaproteobacteria bacterium genomic window:
- a CDS encoding nuclear transport factor 2 family protein, which produces MTDIPSALTEYMEGLRTHNIARIGASLSSDVKFVTPVRSMDKAETLGFLTALYAGFPDWHYDNDPPETLELSVWRVKWRQGGTHTAALVLPGFPTVPATGREVTIPEHYFYYGVKDNMMVEIRPDPVPGGAPRGIFEQIGVTLPPL; this is translated from the coding sequence ATGACTGATATACCAAGCGCCTTGACCGAGTATATGGAAGGCTTGCGCACGCATAATATCGCGCGGATAGGGGCGAGCCTGTCCAGTGATGTCAAGTTCGTGACCCCAGTACGCAGTATGGACAAAGCGGAGACCCTCGGCTTTCTCACCGCGCTCTATGCCGGTTTTCCTGATTGGCATTACGACAACGACCCGCCCGAAACGCTGGAGCTTAGCGTCTGGCGGGTGAAATGGCGCCAGGGGGGCACACACACCGCCGCGCTCGTACTACCGGGTTTTCCCACGGTGCCCGCGACCGGGCGCGAGGTGACCATTCCCGAGCACTACTTTTACTACGGGGTCAAGGACAACATGATGGTTGAGATTCGCCCGGATCCTGTGCCGGGCGGGGCACCGCGCGGTATTTTCGAGCAAATTGGCGTCACTCTGCCGCCACTGTAA